The genomic DNA TTGGGATGAAGATACAGGCCATGGTAATGCCTATTTCACCTGGGTTTATGGCTGTCAGGCAGTGGAGTTGGAGGTGGATGCCAAAACCGGGAAAGTAACGCTGTTGAATATGGTGGCTTCTCACGATGTAGGCAAGGCGATCAATCCAGCAATGGTGAAGGGCCAAATCTATGGCGGGATGGTTATGGGGGCAGGATACGGACTCTTTGAAGAATTAGCGCTGAAAGACGGTGCCGTGACTGCTGAAAACCTGCATCAATACAGGGTGATGCGTGCCACGGATCTACCTGAGATGACGGCCATAATAGTGGAGAATCCCGATCCTTGCTCTCCCTCAAAGGCAAAAGGCATCGGGGAGCCGACCTTGGAGATCACAGCTCCCGCAGTTGCCAACGCCATTTACAGGGCTACCGGAAAGCGATTTACGGATCAACCGATTAAGCTGAGGAAACCATGATTATCATAAACACAAAGACCTATACAATACCTGAAGACCTTCAAGATAAAAAGCTCTCTGCCTTTCTTCGAGAAGATCTGGGGCTTACAGGCACCAAAATCGGCTGCGACATCGGAGTTTGCGGTTCCTGTACAGTGTTGGTGAACGGAGAGGTAAAACGCAGCTGCCGATTGATACTCAAAGATGTGGAGGGCTGTGAGATAGTCAGTATCGAAGGCATCAGTCCCTCCGATGGCAGTCTGCATCCTTTACAGCAGGCCTTTGTGGATGCTGGTGCCATTCAATGCGGTTTCTGCACTCCCGGTATGGTTCTCAGCGCACTTGCCCTGCTAATGCAGAATCATCGTCCCTCTCGAGCAGAGATCAGGCAGGCTCTGAAGGGCAATCTCTGCCGCTGCACCGGATATCAACAGATTGTGGATGCTGTGGAGATAGCCGCTAAAACTATGTATCCCAATGATAATGACTAATAAATCAGAGGTAATAAACATGTGCGAGATAAGTAACAAACTGCAAGAACTGGAAAAGCTGAAGACCAGCCTCTATGGACAGGATTTCCTGCTCACTTGGGAAAACAGCGTGGACAATCTGAAGGCAGTGATGTTGGTTGCCGAGATTTTACAACAGATGCACAGAGCAAAGAAACCTTGGAAGATATTCGACTATGGTTTGGCCATCTCTATCTTCAGAGACAATAGCACACGCACGCGTTTCAGCTTTGCTTCGGCTGTGAATGGCTTGGGACTGGCTTTGTCCGAACTGGATGAAGTGAAATCCCAGATCGCCCATGGTGAGACGGTGCGTGAAACTGCCAGCATGATCTCATTTCTTACAGAAGTGATAGGCATTCGAGACGATATGTATCCAGGTGAA from Candidatus Cloacimonadota bacterium includes the following:
- a CDS encoding (2Fe-2S)-binding protein, which translates into the protein MIIINTKTYTIPEDLQDKKLSAFLREDLGLTGTKIGCDIGVCGSCTVLVNGEVKRSCRLILKDVEGCEIVSIEGISPSDGSLHPLQQAFVDAGAIQCGFCTPGMVLSALALLMQNHRPSRAEIRQALKGNLCRCTGYQQIVDAVEIAAKTMYPNDND